CTTCGATACGCGGATTGATCTGAATGTCGTCAGGTGCATGGCGAGAAGAGCGCTGCGCTTTTATCCGAAGATCGCCGACTTTGCCATCATCCGCACGTATTGCGGTTTGCGCCCATGGACAGAGGATCACTTGCCGATTATTTCTCGCGTAGAAGAAGTTCCCGGTTACTTTATCGCGGCTGGTCATGAAGGAGATGGAATCAGTCTGGCTGCCGTCACAGGCAAGCTGGTGTCCGAGATGCTAGTCGATCAGACAGACACCATCATTCCGACAGAGCCGCTACGCTTGGAACGGTTTACGAAAAAAGGAGTGTTGCATCCATGAAAGCAACGAGGGTGTTTACCACCATTGACACGCATACCGGGGGAAACCCTACCCGCACGGTAATCAGTGGTCTGCCAAAGCTTACCGGAGCCACGATGGGAGAAAAAATGCTCCAGATGAAGGCCGAGTACGACTGGATTCGCTCGTTTTTGATGTATGAGCCGCGGGGGCATGATGTGATGTCCGGGGCCTTGATCGTTGATCCATGCCATCCTGATGCAGATGTAGGGGTGATCTATATCGAGACAGGCGGATACTTGCCGATGTGTGGCCACGATACGATCGGTCTATGTACCGCGCTGGTGGAGACAGGCATGATCCCCGTGACCGAGCCGGTGACAAAGCTAACGCTCGATACGCCAGCAGGCTTGGTCGAGGTAGCCGTACAGGTAGAGGGAGGGAAAGCCAAGGAAGTATCATTTGTGAACATTCCAGCCTTCCTCTATCAGCAAGATGTGACTGTAGAAGTAGAAGGGATTGGAGCGGTGACCTGCGATATTGCGTACGGTGGAAACTTTTATGCCATCACAGATGCACGCAAGCTCAATCTCGAACTGACGCCAGCCCATGCATCCACCATTGTCGATACGGCCGTCACGATTCGAAAAGCGATTAATCAGGCCATGGAGATCGTTCATCCGGAGAAGCCGTTTATTCGCGGACTGACCCATGTGGAGTTCTATACGGCCCCTGACAATCCGGGAGCGGATGTGAAAAATACCGTCGTCGTACCACCGGGCGGAATAGACCGATCGCCATGTGGAACAGGCACTTCCGCCAAGCTGGCAGTCTTGTTTGCCAAAGGGGAGATCGGGATAGACGAACCGTTTGTGCATGAGAGCATCGTCGGTTCTCTGTTTACAGGAAGAGTGCTGCAGGTGACGGAGGAAGGGGGGCTACCTGCTGTCATCACCCGAATTGCAGGCTCGGCCTGGCTGATGGGCAAGCATACGATTTTTTACAATCCGGAAGACGAGCTGGCGAATGGCTTTTTGCTCATACCAGCCGCAACGGATCATTAAAACAAAACCCAAATGTGAGAGGAGAATGAAAATGGCAAGATTTGAAGGAGTGTACGTGGCGATTGTCACGCCGTTTACTAACGATTATGAGGTGGATTACAAACGTTTGGCAGAATTGTGTGACTGGTTGATTCAGGAGGGCGTAGATGGACTGGTTCCGTCCGGTTCGCTGGGAGAATACGCGACAATGACAGGGGAAGAGCGGGCAAAAGTCATTCAAACCGTGATCGCTGCCGCAAAAGGTCGAGTTCCGGTGGTCGTAGGTTCTGCTGCTCCGTCTACCCGTCAAGCAGTGGAATGGGTGCAATTCTCCAAGGATGCGGGAGCAGCAGGGGTGATGGCCTTGCCTCCGATTAACTACAAGCCATTGGAAAATGAAGTGTTTGCCCACTACGAGGCACTGAACACTGTCGGGCTGCCGATTATTGCCTATAACAATCCTCACGACTACAAAATCGACCTGACACCGGACATTTTGGCAAGACTGGCGAAGTTCGAAAATATCGTCGCTGTGAAAGAATTCTCCGGTGACGTACGCCGCATGCAGGATATTCTCGCGCAGACGGATTTGGAAGTTATGGTCGGTGTAGACGATCTCGTCATGGAGGGCGGCTTGATCGGGGCGACAGGTTGGATTTCGGGTGTGCCAAATGCGCTGCCAAAAGAAGGAGTGGAGCTGTTCCGTCTGGCACGGGCAGGCAAGCTCAGCGAAGCACAAGCGCTTTATCGCCGCTTGTTGCCACTGTTCCACTACGATGCGAGTCCACAATTGGTACAGTCGATCAAATACATGATGGAGCTGGCGAATTTCCCAGTAGGACCGACTCGTCCGCCGCGTCTGCCGCTGTCTGAAGAATACTACGCAGGCATAAAAAAGGCGTTTGACTACGCTGTCGGCGCTGCAAGTGGACGATAAGGGGGACGGCTAGAATGCACAGCAAAAACTGGATTGGCGGCGAATGGATGACGCCGTCAGGGAAGGAACTAACGGTCAAAAACCCGTCGCGTATCACAGAAGAAGTCGGCGTTCTGCATCTGTCTGATCGGTCACATGTTTTTGCCGCTGAACAGGCAGCGCGTGCGGCACAGATCGGCTGGGCAAAACAAACGGGTGCAGCTCGTGGCGAAATCCTTTTTCAAATGGCTGCGGCACTGGAGGCAAATGCAGACAGCTTGGCACAGCTGGCAAGCCGAGAAATGGGCAAACAGCTTGGCGAGATGCGCGGAGAAGTGGCGCGCGGGGTCAGTCTGTTGCGCTATTATGCCGGAGAAGGGATGCGTTCCAACGGCAACCTGATTCCTTCTTCAGATACGAATGTCCTGCAATACAGCCGTCGTGTACCGCTCGGAGTTGTGGCGGCCATCACACCATGGAACTTCCCCGTTGCGATCCCCATCTGGAAGATCGCCCCTGCCCTCATTTGCGGGAACACGGTCATCTGGAAGCCAGCGGAAAATGGCTCGCTCACAGCGACACGACTAGCTGAAATATTTGCGGAAACAAAGCTGCCTGCGGGTGTTCTGAATCTGGTGATTGGCAAGGGCCGAGAGATCGGCAATACACTCACGAATGAAGCTGAAATCGATGCGGTCAGCTTTACAGGCTCATCGGAAACGGGCAAACAGATTGCCATCGCGTGCGCGGGTCGCAATATTAAATATCAAACCGAAATGGGCGGAAAAAATGTGGCAGTCGTTTTGGCTGATGCTGATCTGGATAAAACGGTTCCGATTTTGCTCAGCGGCGCGTTTCGATCGGCTGGTCAAAAATGTACGGCTACCAGCAGGATCATTGTAGAAAAAGCGATCTACCAGCCACTGGTCGAGCGATTGCAATCGGCTATGGAGACGTGCCGAGTAGGAGATGCCAGTGATCTGGAAGCGTATTTGGGTCCTGTTGCCTCGGCTGCACAATATGAGACGGTTGGGCAATACATCGCATTGGCTAACGCTGAAGCAACAGTCATTGCCCAAAGCCCATCATATGCAAAAGAGGAGCAAGGCTATTATATCCGTCCCCAAATTGTCGAGGGTGTCGCTGCCAATCATCGCCTCGTTCAGGAGGAAGTGTTCGGACCATTGGCTGTGCTTTTGACAGCAGACGGATTTGACGAGGCTGTGGAGCTGTGCAACCAGTCTGTGTACGGACTGAGTGCTTCACTGTTCACCCGAGACTTGGCGAGTGCCCATCGCTTTTTGGATGTGGCGCAGGCGGGGATGGTTCGGGTCAATCAGGAGACGGCAGGTGTGGAATACCAGGCTCCATTTGGTGGCATGAAGCTGTCCAGTTCACATACACGGGAGCAGGGTCAGGCGGCGCTTGATTTCTACAGTACGACGAAAACATGCGCGATCAAATACGCGTGGTGATCCATCAAGCTTTTCGCTAATCGCATAAAAAGGTGAGGATGTCATGCACATCAATCAGTTGTTTACGACGATCGAGGCCCATACCGGAGGGGAGCCGCTCCGCATCATAACAGGCGGGATCCCACCGATCGTGGGCGAGACGATTTTGGAGAAGCGACGATACTTTCGGGAGGAGCTGGACCATATCCGGCGGGTACTCATGTATGAACCGCGCGGGCATCATGGTATGTACGGCTGTGTCATGACAGAGCCCGTCAGCCCAGATGCGGCATTTGGCGTGCTGTTCATGCATAACGAGGGCTACAGTACCATGTGTGGGCATGGAATCATTGCGGTTGTGACGGCTGCCATTGAGACCGGGATACTTCGGCTGGGAGATCCAACAGAGCGGATTGTGATTGACAGTCCGGCAGGAAGAATCATTGCACACGCCACTGTAGAAGAATCGCTTGTCCATTCCGTCTCGTTTGAAAATGTCCCCTCCTTTGTTTTGGCACAAGACGTTCCCATTGAGTGGGGAGGACGTACTTTTTCAGTAGACATTTCTTTTGGCGGAGCATTCTATGCAGTTGTACAGGCAGACGATATCGGGGTTCAGGTAGAAATTGAACAATTGGCCGAGTTGCAAGAGTGGGGCCAGCGAATCAAGGAACAAATCGAGGCGAAAATGGAGGTTGTTCATCCGTTGGAGCCTGAGCTCAAAGGAATTTACGGGGTGATTATCTCGGATAAGCCGAGAGTGGAAGGATCAGACCTACGCAACGTGACGATTTTCGCCGACAAGCAGATCGATCGCTCACCATGTGGTACAGGTACTGCGGCTCGCGTAGCCACCTTGCATGCGCGAGGCAAGCTGGCTGCTGGAGAATCGTTTGTCCATGAAGGAATTGTAGGGAGCCAGTTTATCGGCAAAGTGGTAGCAACCACACAGGTGGGGAGTTATCCGGCTGTCATTCCGAGCATAGAAGGCAAGGCGTTCATCACAGGTCTGCATCAATTTGTCGTTGACCCTACGGACCCGCTGAAAGACGGATTTTTACTGCGTTAGGATCGTTTGCAAGAAAAAAGAGGTTGCCGATCACAGGCAGCCTCTTTTTCATCCCCCAAAAAGCCTGGTCACAATACTGCCACGCATTGGGACATCAGCATTTTTCCCCTTCTTCTGGTATAATGGACAAGATTGAATTTAGGAGTAAAGGGGTTGAATTTTTTGCCGTACAAAGCGTTAATTGAAGCGCATGTGGGTAGCTGGGAAGTCGCATTCGTGCTCTTGATCGTTGCCTACATCCTGTATCGCGTGGGTAAAGCAAAAGCAGGCAAGATCGTACATATGCTGCTCAGACTCATGATGGTCATCATTCTTGTATCGGGAGCTTGGATGCTTTTCGTGGGTCACGCAACAGATTTCTATTACTACGTGAAGGGCATTATCGCGGTTATCGCCTTCGGTTTGATGGAAATGTCCCTGGGCAAAGCAAAGCGACAAGAAGGCAGCATCGGCTTCTTCATCGGCTGTATTGTCGTTTTGGTGCTGGTTATTCTGCTTGGCTATCGCGTATTTATGTAAGATAGGCAATACAGGAAGGAAGAGGGTTTCCTCGCAAGAAATATTTGCGGGCGAAAGCCCTTTTTTTGTTGGGACGGGCACGGACAAGCCAATTAGCAAAGGGAGGGCCGGGGCCATATCACTCTATGCACATATGTTAGAGGGGAGAGGTGAGGAAAAATGGCCTATCCTTCTGACAGTCAATTCATCCCGTTTATGCTCGGGGGAAGTCCATTCGGAGACGTCCCAAACGATGAAAGTCCCGGCTCTGCCGACATGGTAGGAAACTCTACGTTTCCCGTTGTCTTTTTGGCGTATGATGGAACGAATCTTTACTTTCGGATGAGAGTCAACGAAGATCCAAGAAATTCGCAGAAAACAGGCTTTCAAAATTTTGTCTGGGGATATTTAATCAATACAACCGGAGTGGCTGGCACATACCAATGGATGTTGGGCGTGCAAGGCTTGCGCAACCGCATTGCCTTGATTCAAAACACCATTGTTGAATTTAACTCCTGGAACGATCCGGCAGAAGGCACAAACGGCAGTGGAGCACCAAACTGGCAAGCGCCGATTATCAATTTTGACACGGCTCGTGTGCGGCTGACGAATGACGGCTCTAATTTTAGCGGCAATCCTGATTATTTCATTGATCTCGTGATGCCAGCTGCTACTTTTTTTTCAATGATCGGTGTTACCTCCCTTACTTCCCTTCAATTCCTGCCTTTTACCTCTACAAATGACAACAATTACAACAAAGACTCTCTGCGGACCAGTGAGGGCTTTAGCTTTGAAAATTCCTTGAGCAATACGACTACGGTAGCGACAGGAGACGTTCGGGCTAGCCTTGCCATCGACAAGCAAGTAACAGCAGGACCAGCCGTCGTTACCACAGGACAACTATCGCAATGGACAGGATCGATCACAGTCACTAATACCGGGAAGAGCCAGGCAACGACAGTCGTTGTCAACGATTTGATCGAGCTGGATCAGGTAACAGCTTTTACAGTAAACGTAGCAAGTGTCGGCTCTGTCATCTACAATCCCCTCACAAAGGTACTCAGCTGGACGATTGGCAATTTGGCCGCTGGTTCTACTGCCAGCTTGTCATTTACGGTCAATGGGGTTTTCGCGGTCTCTCCAGGCGGAACGCGGCGGTTAAACACAGCGACAGTCACTGGCGTAGACAGCTTTTCTGGCGGAATGCTTTCTCCTGTTCAGGATAATATTGTCATCACGGTTAACTTGGCTGGAAGTGTTGCTGGCGTAGTGCTTGACCAGTCCACGAACTTGCCTGTGGCAGGTGCGCATGTCGAGCTGTATGATTCGATTCCCGTACTAATCGGTACGACGACAACGGACACAGATGGTGCCTATTCGTTTACTGGATTGGCTCCTGG
This genomic stretch from Brevibacillus sp. DP1.3A harbors:
- a CDS encoding YisL family protein, with amino-acid sequence MNFLPYKALIEAHVGSWEVAFVLLIVAYILYRVGKAKAGKIVHMLLRLMMVIILVSGAWMLFVGHATDFYYYVKGIIAVIAFGLMEMSLGKAKRQEGSIGFFIGCIVVLVLVILLGYRVFM
- a CDS encoding dihydrodipicolinate synthase family protein gives rise to the protein MARFEGVYVAIVTPFTNDYEVDYKRLAELCDWLIQEGVDGLVPSGSLGEYATMTGEERAKVIQTVIAAAKGRVPVVVGSAAPSTRQAVEWVQFSKDAGAAGVMALPPINYKPLENEVFAHYEALNTVGLPIIAYNNPHDYKIDLTPDILARLAKFENIVAVKEFSGDVRRMQDILAQTDLEVMVGVDDLVMEGGLIGATGWISGVPNALPKEGVELFRLARAGKLSEAQALYRRLLPLFHYDASPQLVQSIKYMMELANFPVGPTRPPRLPLSEEYYAGIKKAFDYAVGAASGR
- a CDS encoding proline racemase family protein produces the protein MHINQLFTTIEAHTGGEPLRIITGGIPPIVGETILEKRRYFREELDHIRRVLMYEPRGHHGMYGCVMTEPVSPDAAFGVLFMHNEGYSTMCGHGIIAVVTAAIETGILRLGDPTERIVIDSPAGRIIAHATVEESLVHSVSFENVPSFVLAQDVPIEWGGRTFSVDISFGGAFYAVVQADDIGVQVEIEQLAELQEWGQRIKEQIEAKMEVVHPLEPELKGIYGVIISDKPRVEGSDLRNVTIFADKQIDRSPCGTGTAARVATLHARGKLAAGESFVHEGIVGSQFIGKVVATTQVGSYPAVIPSIEGKAFITGLHQFVVDPTDPLKDGFLLR
- a CDS encoding 4-hydroxyproline epimerase, with translation MKATRVFTTIDTHTGGNPTRTVISGLPKLTGATMGEKMLQMKAEYDWIRSFLMYEPRGHDVMSGALIVDPCHPDADVGVIYIETGGYLPMCGHDTIGLCTALVETGMIPVTEPVTKLTLDTPAGLVEVAVQVEGGKAKEVSFVNIPAFLYQQDVTVEVEGIGAVTCDIAYGGNFYAITDARKLNLELTPAHASTIVDTAVTIRKAINQAMEIVHPEKPFIRGLTHVEFYTAPDNPGADVKNTVVVPPGGIDRSPCGTGTSAKLAVLFAKGEIGIDEPFVHESIVGSLFTGRVLQVTEEGGLPAVITRIAGSAWLMGKHTIFYNPEDELANGFLLIPAATDH
- a CDS encoding aldehyde dehydrogenase family protein encodes the protein MHSKNWIGGEWMTPSGKELTVKNPSRITEEVGVLHLSDRSHVFAAEQAARAAQIGWAKQTGAARGEILFQMAAALEANADSLAQLASREMGKQLGEMRGEVARGVSLLRYYAGEGMRSNGNLIPSSDTNVLQYSRRVPLGVVAAITPWNFPVAIPIWKIAPALICGNTVIWKPAENGSLTATRLAEIFAETKLPAGVLNLVIGKGREIGNTLTNEAEIDAVSFTGSSETGKQIAIACAGRNIKYQTEMGGKNVAVVLADADLDKTVPILLSGAFRSAGQKCTATSRIIVEKAIYQPLVERLQSAMETCRVGDASDLEAYLGPVASAAQYETVGQYIALANAEATVIAQSPSYAKEEQGYYIRPQIVEGVAANHRLVQEEVFGPLAVLLTADGFDEAVELCNQSVYGLSASLFTRDLASAHRFLDVAQAGMVRVNQETAGVEYQAPFGGMKLSSSHTREQGQAALDFYSTTKTCAIKYAW